One segment of Desulfovibrio legallii DNA contains the following:
- a CDS encoding deoxycytidylate deaminase, which yields MQRMPWPEYFMNITYLVSGRSTCLRRRVGAVLVKNKRILATGYNGAPAGVPHCLEVGCLREQLGIPSGQRHEICRGLHAEQNVIIQAAVHGINISGAELYCTTHPCVLCSKMLINCGVRHILYAEDYPDELATQMLREAGVLVEQLPFVPPVVSAQTGEGSHV from the coding sequence ATGCAACGCATGCCTTGGCCCGAATACTTCATGAACATCACCTACCTGGTAAGCGGGCGCTCCACGTGCCTGCGCCGCCGGGTGGGCGCGGTGCTGGTGAAGAACAAACGCATCCTGGCCACGGGCTACAACGGCGCTCCGGCCGGGGTGCCCCACTGCCTGGAGGTGGGCTGCCTGCGCGAACAGCTGGGCATCCCTTCCGGCCAGCGGCACGAAATCTGCCGGGGGCTGCACGCGGAGCAAAACGTCATCATTCAGGCCGCGGTGCACGGCATCAATATCAGCGGCGCGGAGCTCTACTGCACCACCCATCCCTGCGTGCTCTGCAGCAAAATGCTTATCAACTGCGGCGTTCGCCATATCCTCTATGCAGAGGACTATCCAGACGAACTGGCCACGCAAATGCTGCGTGAAGCCGGGGTTCTTGTGGAACAGCTGCCCTTCGTCCCCCCCGTGGTCAGCGCTCAAACCGGAGAAGGCTCCCATGTCTGA
- the ribD gene encoding bifunctional diaminohydroxyphosphoribosylaminopyrimidine deaminase/5-amino-6-(5-phosphoribosylamino)uracil reductase RibD, with amino-acid sequence MSELDYAPFMREAIALAERGRWKTCPNPTVGAVLVRDGHVAARGWHHAAGEDHAEVACIKDARAHGVDPADCTLVVTLEPCCHQGKTPPCTAAVREAGIKKLVVGLADPNPVACGGACQLREAGLEVVEGVCAQECRDLVADFLVWQTQNRPYVILKMAATLDGRIATRKGQSQWISSEPSRQEVQRLRAGIGLCGGAVLIGGGTFRADDPRLTVHEAGATAPQPLACVLTSRLPQPDADFHLLRHRPEQTIFMASPAAAASTTAKALREMGVRVLALGPRARGGGPDFVGLLQLLWQELHCPYVLCEGGGKLALSLLEAGMVDDFRLHLAPIILGDADAHPLFSGRAPLSLDEALRLRVSRTDICGGDVHIRLHPLDTLLA; translated from the coding sequence ATGTCTGAACTGGATTACGCTCCCTTTATGCGCGAGGCCATAGCCCTTGCCGAGCGGGGTCGTTGGAAGACCTGTCCCAATCCCACGGTGGGGGCCGTACTGGTGCGCGACGGACACGTGGCGGCGCGCGGCTGGCACCATGCCGCCGGGGAAGACCACGCCGAGGTCGCCTGTATCAAGGACGCCCGCGCGCACGGGGTGGACCCGGCAGACTGCACCCTGGTGGTCACCCTGGAGCCTTGCTGCCATCAGGGCAAAACCCCACCCTGCACCGCGGCCGTGCGCGAGGCCGGCATCAAAAAGCTGGTGGTGGGTCTGGCCGACCCCAACCCCGTGGCCTGCGGCGGTGCGTGTCAGTTACGCGAAGCCGGGCTGGAGGTGGTGGAGGGCGTGTGCGCGCAGGAGTGCCGCGACCTGGTGGCGGATTTTCTGGTCTGGCAGACCCAAAACCGGCCTTACGTCATCCTCAAGATGGCCGCCACGCTGGACGGACGCATCGCCACGCGCAAGGGGCAATCCCAGTGGATCAGCTCCGAGCCTTCTCGGCAGGAAGTGCAGCGCCTGCGCGCAGGCATTGGCCTGTGCGGTGGAGCTGTGCTTATCGGCGGCGGCACCTTCAGGGCGGACGACCCGCGCCTGACGGTACACGAGGCCGGGGCAACGGCCCCACAACCCTTGGCCTGCGTGCTGACCTCGCGCCTGCCGCAGCCCGACGCGGATTTTCATTTGCTCAGGCACAGGCCGGAGCAGACCATTTTTATGGCCTCGCCAGCGGCGGCGGCCTCCACCACGGCCAAAGCCCTGCGCGAAATGGGCGTGCGCGTGCTGGCCCTGGGCCCGCGCGCGCGCGGAGGCGGCCCGGACTTTGTCGGCCTGCTGCAACTTTTGTGGCAAGAACTGCACTGCCCCTACGTACTCTGCGAAGGGGGCGGCAAGCTGGCGCTGAGCCTGCTGGAAGCCGGCATGGTGGACGACTTTCGCCTGCACCTGGCCCCTATAATTCTAGGCGACGCGGACGCCCATCCGCTGTTTTCCGGCCGTGCGCCCCTGAGCCTGGACGAGGCCCTGCGCCTGCGTGTAAGCCGCACGGACATTTGCGGCGGGGACGTGCACATCCGGCTGCATCCCCTGGACACGCTGCTCGCCTGA
- a CDS encoding riboflavin synthase, giving the protein MFTGLVQGEGEVADLRRSGAECRLRLRPLFALSGLVAGESIAVNGACLSVETFGDADFTAYASAETLARTTLGALRPGDRVNLERALALGDRLGGHLVSGHVDGIATVQEVRAVGQSLRCRLRFPPEFAPEILPKGSVTLDGISLTVNDCGPDFLEVNVIPDTRQRTGMRRWRPGVSVNLETDLIGKYVRRVLDARAASSTPPGAQTAAEDPGAQDAAGGAGVTRELLLRNGFI; this is encoded by the coding sequence ATGTTCACGGGTCTGGTGCAAGGCGAGGGCGAGGTCGCGGACCTGCGTCGTTCAGGCGCGGAGTGCCGCCTGCGTCTGCGCCCGCTGTTTGCTCTTTCCGGGCTTGTAGCGGGCGAATCTATTGCCGTCAACGGCGCCTGCCTTTCAGTGGAAACCTTTGGGGACGCGGACTTTACAGCCTACGCTTCGGCGGAGACCCTGGCCCGGACTACCCTGGGCGCGCTGCGGCCTGGCGACCGCGTCAATCTGGAGCGCGCCCTGGCCCTGGGCGACCGTCTGGGCGGGCATCTGGTAAGCGGCCATGTGGACGGCATTGCCACGGTGCAGGAAGTGCGGGCCGTGGGGCAGTCCTTGCGCTGTCGGCTGCGCTTTCCTCCGGAGTTCGCGCCGGAAATCCTCCCCAAAGGGTCGGTGACTCTTGACGGCATCAGCTTAACAGTCAATGATTGCGGTCCGGATTTTCTTGAGGTCAACGTCATTCCCGACACCAGGCAACGCACGGGCATGCGCCGCTGGCGGCCCGGCGTGTCGGTGAATCTGGAAACGGACCTTATCGGCAAATATGTGCGGCGCGTACTGGACGCGCGCGCGGCAAGCAGCACGCCGCCGGGCGCGCAAACGGCGGCTGAAGACCCCGGCGCGCAGGACGCGGCCGGCGGCGCGGGCGTGACCCGTGAGCTGCTGCTGCGCAACGGTTTTATCTGA
- the ribE gene encoding 6,7-dimethyl-8-ribityllumazine synthase: MTVQTIAGQLDAKGLKVAMVAARFNDFIVDRLISGALDYLERHGASQDDITLVRVPGAFEMPLVCQKLAQSGRFDGVLALGAVIRGGTPHFDYVCAEATKGIAQAMLHAGTPIGFGLLTCDNIEQAIERAGAKAGNKGAEAAAAMLETVRVLEQL, from the coding sequence ATGACCGTACAAACCATCGCCGGCCAGTTGGACGCCAAGGGCCTTAAAGTGGCCATGGTGGCCGCGCGTTTCAACGATTTTATCGTGGACAGGCTGATCAGCGGCGCGCTGGACTATCTGGAACGCCACGGCGCAAGCCAGGACGACATCACCCTGGTGCGCGTGCCCGGCGCTTTCGAGATGCCTCTGGTCTGCCAAAAGCTGGCCCAGAGCGGCCGTTTTGACGGCGTGCTGGCCCTGGGCGCGGTCATCCGCGGCGGTACGCCGCACTTTGACTATGTCTGCGCCGAGGCCACCAAGGGCATTGCCCAGGCCATGCTGCACGCGGGCACGCCCATCGGCTTCGGTCTGCTGACCTGCGACAACATTGAACAGGCCATTGAACGCGCCGGGGCCAAAGCTGGCAATAAAGGGGCCGAAGCCGCCGCCGCCATGCTGGAAACCGTCCGCGTGCTGGAGCAGCTCTAA
- the nusB gene encoding transcription antitermination factor NusB: MAKGKNATRHGERAQAFQVLYGLSFTSATSMTDLRSQFLRTPAATPDPAREPGDMPVGFAWELVEGVWRERERLDQLIARHARNWRLDRMGRVELTLLRLAVYELLCRPDVPPRVAINEALELSREYGADTAKNFINGILDAVAKALESPSGENPAPVPSA, encoded by the coding sequence ATGGCCAAAGGAAAAAACGCCACCCGTCACGGCGAGCGGGCCCAGGCCTTTCAAGTGCTCTACGGCCTTTCTTTTACCTCGGCCACCAGCATGACGGACCTGCGCAGTCAGTTTTTGCGCACGCCCGCCGCCACGCCCGACCCCGCCAGGGAGCCGGGCGATATGCCGGTGGGCTTTGCCTGGGAACTGGTGGAAGGCGTCTGGCGGGAACGCGAACGCCTGGATCAGCTCATTGCCCGCCACGCCCGCAACTGGCGGCTGGACCGCATGGGCCGGGTAGAGCTGACCCTGCTGCGGCTGGCCGTCTACGAGCTGCTCTGCCGACCCGACGTGCCGCCCCGGGTAGCCATTAACGAGGCCCTGGAACTGAGCCGGGAATACGGCGCGGACACGGCCAAAAACTTTATCAACGGCATTCTGGACGCCGTAGCCAAGGCCCTGGAATCCCCCTCCGGGGAAAACCCTGCGCCCGTCCCGTCCGCCTAA